In Sedimentibacter sp. MB31-C6, one genomic interval encodes:
- a CDS encoding alanine/glycine:cation symporter family protein, with protein sequence MDFIMELNSAVNNFVWGPPMLVLIVGTGIYFTLRTGFFSVRKLGYILKNTLMKMFAKDQTGEGEVTAFQAVATALAATVGTGNIAGVATAIASGGPGAVFWMWLAAIFGMTTKFAEVVLAIKYREKTEDGRFIGGPMYYIRNGLGWNWLAVIFAVFGALAAFGIGNMVQSNSVAASLQTSFNLNPWITGIVLAVLTALVIVGGIKRIGAFTEKLVPFMAAIYILGGLIIIIVNASAIPTAFALIFKSAFTGQAAVGGFAGVTIANAVRFGVARGVFTNEAGLGSAPIAHAAATTDHPVRQGLWGVFEVFADTICICTITALVIITSGIWETGLSGAELTTTAFGASLPGGGYIVTIGVTLFAFSTIIGWEYYGERCLEYLVGPKSIMFYRIVWIPFIVVGAIGGLEPIWALADTLNGLMAIPNLIGLLALSGIVLKLTKEFFSSEKSKL encoded by the coding sequence ATGGATTTTATTATGGAACTCAACTCAGCTGTTAACAACTTTGTTTGGGGACCACCTATGTTAGTATTAATCGTAGGTACAGGTATTTATTTTACTCTAAGAACCGGATTTTTCTCGGTTCGCAAATTAGGTTACATCCTAAAGAACACTCTTATGAAGATGTTTGCAAAGGATCAAACAGGTGAGGGAGAGGTTACTGCGTTCCAGGCTGTTGCTACTGCCCTTGCTGCAACAGTTGGTACAGGTAATATTGCCGGTGTTGCCACTGCTATTGCTTCAGGTGGTCCAGGTGCGGTCTTCTGGATGTGGTTAGCTGCAATATTTGGAATGACTACTAAATTTGCAGAGGTTGTACTAGCTATTAAGTATAGAGAGAAAACTGAAGACGGTCGTTTTATAGGTGGACCAATGTACTATATTAGAAATGGTCTTGGTTGGAATTGGTTAGCAGTAATATTTGCTGTATTCGGTGCTCTAGCTGCCTTTGGTATAGGTAACATGGTACAATCTAACTCTGTTGCAGCTTCACTTCAAACATCTTTCAACCTTAATCCATGGATAACAGGAATTGTACTAGCAGTGTTAACTGCACTTGTTATTGTCGGTGGAATAAAAAGAATTGGTGCTTTTACAGAAAAATTAGTTCCTTTCATGGCTGCAATTTATATTTTAGGTGGTTTAATAATAATTATAGTAAATGCTTCTGCAATTCCTACAGCTTTCGCATTAATATTTAAAAGTGCATTTACTGGTCAAGCAGCAGTTGGTGGATTTGCTGGAGTTACAATAGCAAATGCTGTTAGATTTGGAGTAGCTCGTGGTGTTTTCACTAATGAAGCCGGTTTAGGTAGTGCTCCTATTGCCCATGCTGCAGCAACAACTGACCATCCTGTACGTCAAGGTCTTTGGGGCGTATTTGAGGTTTTCGCTGATACTATATGTATTTGTACTATTACGGCTCTAGTAATCATAACTTCTGGCATATGGGAAACAGGTTTATCTGGAGCAGAACTTACTACAACAGCCTTTGGTGCATCTCTACCTGGCGGTGGATACATTGTAACTATTGGTGTAACATTATTTGCATTTTCAACTATAATTGGATGGGAATACTACGGCGAAAGATGTCTTGAATATCTTGTAGGACCAAAATCAATAATGTTCTATAGAATTGTTTGGATTCCTTTTATAGTAGTTGGAGCTATTGGAGGACTAGAACCTATATGGGCTTTGGCAGACACATTGAATGGTTTAATGGCAATTCCTAACTTAATTGGATTGTTAGCATTAAGTGGAATTGTTTTGAAGTTAACAAAAGAATTTTTCTCAAGTGAGAAATCTAAATTATAA
- a CDS encoding glutathione peroxidase: MKIYDFVVKDAKGKDVSLSEYKEKVLLVINGATGCGFTPQYDGLQGLYEKYKSKGFEILDFPSNQFLEQAPGTNEEIVGFCKLNFGVGFKQFSKVNVNGEKEAPLYNYLKTTAEEFRNEDTLDFYKKVNEYTPDIKNNDIRWNFTKFLIDKKGNVVGRFAPNITPEEIEQYISKLTENENVEIVCHSDFSDGCI, encoded by the coding sequence ATGAAAATTTATGATTTTGTAGTAAAAGATGCTAAGGGTAAAGATGTATCCTTATCAGAATATAAAGAAAAAGTTTTGCTTGTAATAAACGGAGCAACAGGTTGTGGCTTTACACCACAATACGACGGACTTCAGGGCCTTTATGAAAAATATAAATCTAAAGGATTTGAAATCTTGGATTTTCCAAGCAACCAGTTTTTAGAGCAAGCACCAGGAACTAATGAGGAAATAGTAGGATTTTGTAAATTGAATTTTGGTGTGGGTTTTAAACAATTTTCTAAAGTTAATGTTAATGGGGAAAAAGAAGCACCTTTATATAATTACTTAAAGACTACGGCAGAAGAATTTAGAAATGAAGATACACTTGATTTCTATAAAAAGGTAAATGAATATACACCTGATATTAAGAATAATGATATTAGATGGAATTTTACTAAGTTTCTCATTGATAAAAAAGGAAATGTTGTTGGCCGATTTGCACCTAACATTACACCTGAAGAAATTGAACAATATATTTCAAAATTAACTGAGAATGAAAATGTTGAAATTGTATGTCATTCAGATTTTTCTGATGGATGTATATAA
- a CDS encoding GNAT family N-acetyltransferase — MDFKYEENRIYLESSDGKCIAEITFPSISKNEVNINHTYVDTSLRGQGVANKLITALVNELKKTNKKAYATCSYAIDWFENHPEFDDLYLEDKK; from the coding sequence ATGGATTTTAAATATGAGGAAAATAGAATTTATCTTGAATCTAGCGATGGAAAGTGTATTGCTGAAATAACATTTCCTTCCATCTCTAAAAATGAGGTTAATATTAACCATACTTATGTTGACACATCACTCCGCGGCCAGGGCGTGGCAAATAAGCTAATTACTGCTTTAGTTAATGAACTAAAAAAAACCAACAAAAAAGCATATGCTACTTGTTCATATGCAATAGATTGGTTTGAAAACCACCCTGAATTTGATGATTTGTATTTAGAAGATAAAAAATAG